In one window of Chryseobacterium sp. JV274 DNA:
- the hisH gene encoding imidazole glycerol phosphate synthase subunit HisH: MIAIIKYNGGNVNSVQNALNRLNIDSVITDDPERILKADKVIFPGVGEASSTMKLLKERELDLLIPSLTQPVLGICLGMQLMCKENEEGNTEGMGIFDINVRKFPAKDIVPHMGWNTVSGQTSPLFSGIEKSSDVYFVHSYYCELSDFTTSVCDYILPFSASLQKDNFYAVQFHPEKSGIIGNQIVKNFINL, encoded by the coding sequence ATGATAGCCATAATAAAATACAACGGCGGAAATGTAAACTCTGTTCAGAATGCCCTCAACAGACTCAATATTGACTCTGTGATTACTGATGACCCTGAAAGGATTTTAAAAGCTGATAAAGTAATCTTTCCCGGAGTTGGAGAAGCTTCCTCAACAATGAAGCTGTTGAAAGAAAGAGAACTTGATCTCCTGATTCCGAGCCTTACACAGCCTGTTTTAGGAATATGTTTAGGAATGCAGCTGATGTGCAAAGAGAATGAAGAAGGAAATACGGAAGGGATGGGGATCTTTGATATCAATGTCAGAAAATTTCCAGCAAAAGATATTGTTCCGCATATGGGCTGGAATACAGTTTCAGGGCAGACCTCACCACTGTTTTCTGGAATTGAAAAGAGCAGTGATGTTTATTTTGTTCACAGCTATTATTGTGAGCTTTCAGACTTTACAACATCTGTTTGTGATTATATCCTGCCATTCAGTGCATCATTACAGAAAGATAATTTCTATGCGGTGCAGTTTCACCCTGAAAAATCGGGAATTATAGGAAATCAGATAGTTAAGAACTTTATAAATTTATAA
- the hisA gene encoding 1-(5-phosphoribosyl)-5-[(5-phosphoribosylamino)methylideneamino]imidazole-4-carboxamide isomerase — translation MKIIPAIDIIDGKCVRLSKGDYNTKKIYNEDPVEVAKEFESFGIQFLHLVDLDGAKSKHIVNQKVLENIANSTSLHIDFGGGLKTQEDIETAFNSGAKQITLGSIAVQNPEFCFEMLQKYGTEKVILGADCENRKIKTSGWLEESDNDIIDFILQYQEKGIQTTICTDIAKDGMLEGPSTGLYIEILYKTSVQLVASGGISGIADVYKMKDIGCAGTIIGKAIYEGKISLQQLQNFIENA, via the coding sequence ATGAAAATAATTCCGGCTATTGATATTATTGACGGGAAATGTGTCCGTTTATCAAAAGGAGATTACAACACAAAGAAAATATACAATGAAGATCCTGTAGAAGTGGCAAAAGAATTTGAGAGTTTTGGTATTCAGTTTCTTCATTTGGTGGATCTTGACGGGGCGAAATCAAAGCATATTGTCAATCAAAAGGTTCTGGAAAATATTGCTAATTCTACTTCGCTGCATATCGACTTTGGAGGTGGCTTAAAAACCCAGGAGGATATTGAAACAGCCTTTAATTCCGGAGCAAAACAGATCACTTTAGGAAGTATTGCAGTTCAGAACCCGGAATTCTGTTTTGAAATGTTACAAAAGTATGGTACTGAGAAAGTTATTCTTGGAGCTGACTGTGAAAACAGAAAGATTAAAACTTCAGGCTGGCTGGAAGAAAGTGACAATGACATCATTGATTTTATTCTTCAGTATCAGGAAAAAGGAATACAGACCACCATATGTACTGATATCGCAAAAGATGGTATGCTGGAAGGTCCTTCAACTGGACTTTATATTGAGATTTTATATAAAACTTCAGTTCAGTTGGTGGCAAGCGGAGGGATTTCAGGGATTGCTGATGTCTATAAAATGAAAGATATCGGCTGTGCAGGGACAATCATCGGAAAAGCAATTTACGAGGGAAAAATAAGCTTACAACAACTTCAAAACTTTATTGAAAATGCTTAA
- the hisF gene encoding imidazole glycerol phosphate synthase subunit HisF: MLKKRIIPCLDIKDGATVKGVNFEGLKNAGDPVVLAKKYEQEGADELVFLDITATIEDRKTFIELVKEIAKELSIPFTVGGGISSIEDVRRLLEAGADKISINSSAVKNPMLISDLAKEFGSQCVVVAIDTRQVGDKDLVHIKGGREATELLTVEWAKEAERLGAGEILLTSMDGDGTKNGFDLRITKLVSENISIPVIASGGAGTANDFVQVFNETKATGGLAASIFHFNEIGIPDLKQQLKTQKIEVR; this comes from the coding sequence ATGCTTAAGAAAAGAATTATTCCATGTCTTGATATAAAAGACGGAGCTACGGTGAAAGGAGTCAATTTTGAAGGTCTTAAAAATGCAGGAGATCCGGTAGTTCTCGCTAAAAAGTATGAGCAGGAAGGCGCTGATGAACTTGTCTTCCTTGATATTACCGCTACTATTGAGGATAGAAAAACATTTATAGAGCTGGTAAAAGAAATTGCAAAAGAACTTAGTATTCCTTTTACGGTAGGAGGTGGAATTTCATCTATAGAAGATGTTAGGAGGCTTTTGGAAGCCGGTGCAGACAAGATCAGCATCAATTCTTCGGCTGTAAAAAACCCCATGCTTATTTCCGATCTGGCCAAAGAATTCGGAAGCCAGTGCGTTGTGGTAGCGATTGATACAAGACAGGTTGGTGATAAAGACCTGGTTCATATCAAAGGAGGAAGGGAAGCAACCGAACTTCTTACGGTAGAATGGGCAAAAGAAGCAGAACGTCTGGGAGCAGGAGAAATTCTGCTGACTTCGATGGATGGAGATGGCACAAAAAACGGTTTTGACCTTCGTATTACAAAGTTGGTTTCAGAAAATATCAGTATTCCGGTCATTGCTTCCGGAGGTGCTGGCACTGCAAATGATTTTGTTCAAGTATTTAATGAAACAAAGGCTACAGGAGGCCTGGCAGCCAGTATTTTCCATTTTAATGAAATAGGGATTCCGGATTTGAAACAACAATTAAAAACTCAAAAAATTGAAGTACGATGA
- the hisIE gene encoding bifunctional phosphoribosyl-AMP cyclohydrolase/phosphoribosyl-ATP diphosphatase HisIE, whose protein sequence is MKIDFNKDNGLVPVVIQDNRTLQVLMLGYMNEVAFEKTKKEGIVTFFSRSKNRLWTKGEESGNFLTVKSIDIDCDQDTLLIKVVPKNVVCHTGSFSCFGEKNTKGFLYELEEKISQRIDNKTEDSYTYSLYQRGINKMAQKVGEEAVELVIEAKDNNEDLFKNEAADLLYHFLILLKAKGFTLEEIEEILQDRNK, encoded by the coding sequence ATGAAAATAGATTTTAATAAAGATAATGGCCTTGTTCCTGTAGTTATCCAGGATAACAGAACTTTACAGGTACTGATGCTGGGTTACATGAATGAAGTGGCTTTTGAAAAAACGAAAAAAGAAGGCATTGTTACTTTTTTCAGCCGTTCCAAAAACAGACTCTGGACAAAAGGTGAAGAATCGGGTAATTTTTTAACGGTAAAAAGCATTGATATAGACTGTGATCAGGATACCCTATTAATTAAAGTTGTTCCTAAAAATGTGGTCTGTCATACAGGAAGTTTCAGCTGTTTCGGAGAAAAGAATACTAAGGGATTTTTATATGAACTGGAAGAGAAAATATCTCAGAGAATAGATAACAAAACAGAAGATTCTTATACTTATTCATTATACCAGAGAGGAATCAATAAAATGGCTCAAAAAGTAGGAGAGGAAGCTGTAGAATTGGTGATAGAAGCAAAAGATAATAACGAAGATCTTTTTAAAAATGAAGCTGCAGATCTGCTGTATCACTTTTTGATTTTATTGAAAGCAAAAGGATTTACATTGGAAGAAATAGAGGAGATTCTTCAGGACAGGAATAAATAA
- a CDS encoding M28 family peptidase, which produces MKKFTTVLCTALMMQSIGAQSFIQAYKDRADMVTQANITTNLQEFSNLGVKTTGSAANTNTLNWIKNKYISYGYTASQIEESPFTFGSTSSKNLIITKTGTLYPNKYVIICGHFDTIYGPGVNDNGSGTSIILEAARILRNVPTEYSIKFIHFSGEEQGLKGSSHYVNNVVYQGGVRKLDIKLVFNLDQVGGVKGNNNTTVYCDEDQGGVSSNNAASAVVTQQLRNCTALYSPLLTAVDPAADTDYIPFEQKGEVITGFFERIRSSYPHSSKDTFTNMDPVYVYKIGKATVGALQHFATATTTMSKPASKNSLEAVKIYPNPASNILNIELPDAKESNFSFELSNSIGRTMLKVNNEKKINVSGLQNGVYIGVLKIGEETLVKNIMIER; this is translated from the coding sequence ATGAAAAAATTTACCACAGTATTATGCACTGCATTGATGATGCAGAGTATCGGGGCTCAAAGTTTTATCCAGGCTTATAAAGACAGAGCGGATATGGTCACCCAAGCCAATATCACTACAAATCTTCAGGAGTTTAGTAATTTAGGTGTAAAAACTACAGGCTCAGCAGCAAACACCAATACACTGAATTGGATCAAAAACAAGTATATTTCGTACGGCTATACTGCCAGTCAGATAGAAGAAAGTCCTTTTACTTTTGGAAGTACCAGCTCAAAAAACTTAATCATTACCAAAACAGGAACGCTTTATCCTAACAAATATGTCATTATCTGCGGGCATTTCGATACCATCTACGGCCCGGGAGTGAATGATAACGGCAGCGGAACATCTATTATTCTTGAAGCCGCAAGAATTCTGAGAAATGTGCCTACTGAATATTCTATAAAGTTCATCCATTTTTCTGGTGAAGAGCAGGGATTAAAAGGAAGCAGCCATTATGTGAATAATGTGGTATATCAGGGAGGTGTACGTAAATTGGATATCAAACTTGTCTTCAATCTTGATCAGGTAGGAGGTGTGAAAGGAAATAATAACACAACCGTATATTGTGACGAAGACCAGGGAGGAGTTTCCAGCAACAATGCAGCTTCTGCAGTAGTCACTCAACAGTTGAGAAACTGTACAGCACTCTACTCTCCTCTTCTTACAGCGGTAGATCCGGCTGCTGATACGGATTATATTCCTTTTGAACAGAAAGGTGAAGTGATTACCGGATTTTTTGAAAGGATAAGAAGCAGCTATCCTCACAGCTCTAAAGACACCTTCACCAACATGGATCCTGTCTATGTATATAAGATTGGAAAAGCAACTGTAGGGGCATTACAGCATTTTGCAACGGCAACTACTACCATGAGCAAACCCGCTTCTAAAAACTCATTGGAAGCTGTAAAAATCTACCCTAACCCAGCCAGTAATATTCTCAATATTGAATTACCGGATGCTAAAGAAAGCAATTTCAGCTTTGAACTCAGCAATTCTATAGGAAGAACAATGCTTAAAGTAAATAATGAAAAGAAAATTAATGTTTCAGGGCTTCAGAACGGAGTGTATATTGGAGTTTTGAAAATAGGTGAAGAAACTCTTGTGAAGAATATTATGATTGAAAGATAA
- a CDS encoding M28 family peptidase, translated as MKKIATFLLASIALQSLGAQSFIQAYQDRANMVTQTNITTYLQEFANLGVKKTGTTANNNALEWLKTKYLSYGYTASQIAEDPFTAGSYNSKNLVITKTGTVYPNKYVIICGHFDSITGLGVNDNGSGTSIILEAARILKDIPTEYSIKFIHFSGEEQGLLGSSHYANTVAYQGGNRVLDIKLVFNLDQVGGVMGNNNNTVYCDEDQGGLPSNNAASAVVTQELRNCTALYSPLLTAVDPAEDTDYIPFEQKGEVITGFFERIRSTYPHTVNDTFANTDPVYIYNIGKAAVGALQHFAVATGTLGTHEAVAKNTLETVKIYPNPVKDVINIELPDFGIKNFTFEITDFQGRSIFKRTNETKINASGLENGAYLGILKVGDQTVVRKVMIEK; from the coding sequence ATGAAGAAAATCGCTACTTTTTTACTGGCTTCCATCGCCTTGCAAAGTCTTGGAGCTCAAAGTTTCATTCAGGCTTATCAGGACAGAGCGAATATGGTAACTCAGACCAATATTACGACTTACCTTCAGGAGTTCGCTAATTTAGGGGTCAAAAAAACAGGCACAACAGCAAACAATAACGCTCTTGAGTGGCTTAAAACAAAATATCTTTCCTATGGATATACAGCCAGTCAGATCGCAGAAGATCCTTTTACTGCAGGAAGTTATAATTCTAAAAATCTGGTGATTACAAAGACAGGAACAGTATATCCTAATAAATATGTTATCATTTGCGGGCATTTCGACAGCATTACCGGTTTGGGAGTTAATGATAACGGAAGCGGAACTTCTATTATCCTTGAAGCAGCCAGAATTCTGAAAGATATACCAACGGAATATTCTATAAAATTCATTCATTTTTCCGGAGAAGAACAAGGGCTTCTGGGAAGCAGCCACTATGCCAATACAGTAGCGTATCAAGGCGGTAACCGTGTTTTAGATATAAAACTGGTCTTTAACCTTGATCAGGTGGGCGGTGTAATGGGAAATAATAACAATACCGTTTACTGTGATGAAGATCAGGGAGGACTTCCATCCAATAATGCGGCTTCTGCAGTGGTGACCCAGGAACTGAGAAACTGTACAGCACTCTATTCTCCTCTTCTGACCGCTGTAGATCCGGCAGAAGACACGGATTATATCCCTTTTGAACAGAAAGGCGAAGTGATCACAGGGTTCTTTGAAAGGATCAGAAGTACATATCCGCATACGGTAAATGATACTTTTGCCAATACAGATCCCGTATACATTTATAATATAGGAAAAGCAGCTGTGGGAGCACTTCAGCATTTCGCAGTTGCTACAGGAACATTGGGAACGCATGAAGCTGTCGCAAAAAACACATTGGAAACTGTAAAAATCTACCCAAATCCAGTAAAGGATGTCATCAATATTGAGCTTCCCGATTTCGGAATCAAGAATTTCACTTTTGAGATTACTGATTTCCAGGGAAGATCTATTTTCAAGAGAACCAATGAAACAAAAATCAATGCTTCCGGATTGGAGAATGGTGCTTATCTTGGAATTTTAAAAGTCGGAGATCAGACTGTAGTAAGAAAAGTAATGATCGAAAAATAG
- a CDS encoding M28 family peptidase produces MKKAVVFLLTSIAVQNIGAQSFIQAYKNRADMVTQANINTNLQEFAGFGIKKTGTTANNNALDWLKNKYLSYGYTANDFSEDAFTHGGNPSKNLIITKTGTLYPNKYVIICGHYDTIVGPGVSDNGSGTSIILEAARILKDIPTEYSIKFIHFSGEEQGLVGSNHYVNNVAYQGGTKVLDIKLVLNIDQVGGLIGNNNNTITCERDTGGISSNNAASNTITQELMTCTTLYSPLQTNLSYAYSSDYMPFEAKGYTITGFYETILSNNEHTVSDTYANIDPVYVFNVGKAAVGALQHFAVATTSNNLLNTHEAAVQKSAEEIRIYPNPAKDLVTVEFQQKVKQFKIEVNDMAGNTILTLENQEKINTSGLKNGVYTFTIKTDKGNTTKKIIINK; encoded by the coding sequence ATGAAAAAAGCTGTAGTTTTTTTGCTGACTTCCATTGCAGTGCAAAATATTGGTGCACAGAGTTTTATTCAGGCTTATAAAAACCGGGCTGATATGGTCACGCAAGCCAATATCAATACCAACCTTCAGGAATTTGCCGGGTTTGGAATAAAAAAGACGGGAACAACAGCTAATAATAATGCGCTAGACTGGCTTAAAAACAAATATCTGTCTTATGGATATACAGCCAATGACTTTTCTGAAGATGCTTTCACCCACGGAGGCAATCCGTCAAAAAACCTGATTATCACTAAAACCGGAACTTTATATCCCAACAAATATGTCATTATCTGCGGGCATTACGACACCATCGTAGGACCTGGCGTAAGTGATAATGGCAGCGGAACTTCTATTATTCTTGAAGCAGCAAGAATTCTGAAAGATATCCCTACAGAGTATTCTATTAAGTTTATTCATTTTTCCGGGGAAGAGCAAGGCTTGGTGGGAAGTAATCATTATGTAAACAATGTAGCTTACCAAGGAGGTACAAAGGTTCTGGATATAAAACTTGTTTTAAATATTGACCAGGTAGGAGGCCTTATAGGAAATAATAACAATACCATCACTTGTGAAAGAGATACCGGAGGAATATCTTCCAATAACGCTGCATCTAATACCATAACACAGGAATTGATGACATGTACTACCCTTTACTCTCCTCTTCAGACGAATCTTTCTTATGCTTACAGCTCAGATTATATGCCTTTTGAAGCTAAAGGATATACGATTACCGGATTTTATGAAACGATCCTAAGTAATAATGAGCATACGGTAAGTGACACCTATGCCAATATTGACCCTGTGTATGTCTTCAATGTCGGAAAAGCAGCTGTGGGAGCACTACAGCATTTTGCCGTTGCCACAACATCGAATAATCTTTTAAACACCCATGAAGCTGCGGTACAGAAATCAGCAGAAGAAATCAGAATTTATCCTAATCCTGCGAAAGATCTTGTAACCGTAGAGTTTCAGCAAAAAGTAAAACAATTCAAAATTGAAGTAAACGACATGGCCGGAAACACTATTTTAACCCTTGAAAATCAGGAAAAAATAAATACTTCAGGTCTTAAAAACGGAGTTTATACATTTACCATCAAGACTGATAAGGGAAATACAACAAAGAAAATAATCATTAATAAATAA
- the rplT gene encoding 50S ribosomal protein L20, protein MPRSVNAVASRARRKKIFKQAKGFFGRRKNVWTVAKNAVEKAMQYAYRGRKEKKRNFRALWITRINAGTREHGMSYSQFMGALKKNNIELNRKVLADLAMNHPEAFKAVVDQVK, encoded by the coding sequence ATGCCAAGATCAGTAAATGCCGTAGCTTCAAGAGCTCGCAGAAAGAAAATTTTTAAGCAAGCTAAAGGTTTTTTCGGTAGAAGAAAGAACGTTTGGACTGTAGCTAAAAACGCGGTAGAAAAAGCAATGCAATATGCTTACCGTGGTAGAAAAGAGAAAAAGAGAAACTTCAGAGCACTTTGGATCACTCGTATCAACGCGGGAACTAGAGAGCACGGAATGTCTTACTCTCAATTTATGGGAGCTCTTAAAAAGAACAACATCGAACTTAACAGAAAAGTTTTAGCAGATTTAGCAATGAATCACCCTGAAGCTTTCAAAGCTGTTGTAGATCAAGTAAAATAA
- the rpmI gene encoding 50S ribosomal protein L35, whose product MPKLKTKSGAKKRFALTGSGKIKRKNAYKSHILTKKETKQKRNLTTTSYVAKVDEKSVQRQLAIK is encoded by the coding sequence ATGCCAAAATTAAAAACGAAATCAGGTGCTAAGAAACGTTTTGCTCTTACCGGTTCTGGTAAGATCAAAAGAAAAAACGCTTACAAAAGCCACATCTTAACTAAGAAAGAAACTAAGCAGAAGAGAAATCTTACTACTACTTCTTACGTAGCTAAAGTGGACGAGAAAAGCGTACAACGTCAATTAGCAATTAAGTAG